In a single window of the Cucumis melo cultivar AY chromosome 11, USDA_Cmelo_AY_1.0, whole genome shotgun sequence genome:
- the LOC127151747 gene encoding uncharacterized protein LOC127151747 isoform X2: MGSSVSTSDFNHGFNPFMKVSSSTTIGREATGASSLSKRFRYSSTVDSCLIVKNQPTNVPSLVARNLTSIFSFKSSQPVKASLSSCDRYQSNAGPSKLITATGRSSSVFTSNFGSSAVAGYIASAMVTLLVDPSSVLRTGSPRSSAAFSFPSQPPPTVPLLPSSLT, translated from the exons ATGGGCTCCAGCGTTTCTACTTCCGACTTCAACCATGGATTTAACCCATTCATGAAGGTTTCCTCTAGCACCACCATAGGCAGGGAAGCCACCGGTGCCAGTAGTTTATCGAAACGGTTCCGGTACTCCTCGACAGTGGACTCCTGCTTGATCGTTAAGAACCAGCCCACCAATGTACCTTCCCTAGTTGCGCGGAACCTCACCAGCATCTTTAGCTTCAAGTCATCCCAACCAGTGAAGGCTTCCCTCTCTTCTTGTGATCGATACCAGTCCAACGCCGGCCCATCGAAGCTGATTACTGCCACG GGTCGCTCCTCCTCTGTTTTTACTTCTAACTTCGGCTCTTCAGCCGTCGCTGGATATATTGCTTCGGCCATGGTGACCTTGCTCGTGGACCCTTCTTCGGTCCTTCGTACAG GTTCTCCTCGATCATCGGCAGCCTTTTCATTTCCATCTCAACCGCCTCCAACCGTTCCTCTGTTGCCTTCGTCGTTGACATGA
- the LOC127151747 gene encoding uncharacterized protein LOC127151747 isoform X1 gives MGSSVSTSDFNHGFNPFMKVSSSTTIGREATGASSLSKRFRYSSTVDSCLIVKNQPTNVPSLVARNLTSIFSFKSSQPVKASLSSCDRYQSNAGPSKLITATGRSSSVFTSNFGSSAVAGYIASAMVTLLVDPSSVLRTVMPGSPRSSAAFSFPSQPPPTVPLLPSSLT, from the exons ATGGGCTCCAGCGTTTCTACTTCCGACTTCAACCATGGATTTAACCCATTCATGAAGGTTTCCTCTAGCACCACCATAGGCAGGGAAGCCACCGGTGCCAGTAGTTTATCGAAACGGTTCCGGTACTCCTCGACAGTGGACTCCTGCTTGATCGTTAAGAACCAGCCCACCAATGTACCTTCCCTAGTTGCGCGGAACCTCACCAGCATCTTTAGCTTCAAGTCATCCCAACCAGTGAAGGCTTCCCTCTCTTCTTGTGATCGATACCAGTCCAACGCCGGCCCATCGAAGCTGATTACTGCCACG GGTCGCTCCTCCTCTGTTTTTACTTCTAACTTCGGCTCTTCAGCCGTCGCTGGATATATTGCTTCGGCCATGGTGACCTTGCTCGTGGACCCTTCTTCGGTCCTTCGTACAG TAATGCCAGGTTCTCCTCGATCATCGGCAGCCTTTTCATTTCCATCTCAACCGCCTCCAACCGTTCCTCTGTTGCCTTCGTCGTTGACATGA